A window of Phacochoerus africanus isolate WHEZ1 chromosome 11, ROS_Pafr_v1, whole genome shotgun sequence genomic DNA:
AAATGAACCCTTAGACCAAATCATCCTTTAAAAACACGGCAGAAGTCATTTGCTGAGAGGCACGTACTAAAATGTGATATCCATTTactgttttttcccctctctctaaACTAAACTGACACGAAATGGTTTTAAAACACAATTTAAGACACTGGCATggtttcccacccccacccccacccccgctccttgggccagggatcgaatctgagccacagctgtaacctctGCCCCAGCCTTACCCACTGCGTCACAGCACGAACTCCTGGGCATGGCTTTTTACTGGATACCATTTCTCATCTAAGTGTCTGTAcctgctaattttttttatacTCAGTATAGCGATGGCCCCTTGCCTGTCGTGGTCCCCTGAAAACATTAGCTGCTACCATCTTCCCAGTAGACCCACTTCCCACAGGCGTCTCTTCCACTGGCCAAACTGTTTTGTTGTTACTGTCATATTTCTTCCTGCCTTGAAGATGTTAGCCTTGGGAAGGATGTTAAAAAATAGtccttccttgttttgttttgtttttttgtctgtttacctttttctagggctgctcccgtggcatatggaggttcccaggctaggggtccaatcagagctgtagccactggcctacgccagagcagcGACGCGAGATATgaaccgagtctgcgacctacatcacaggtcatggccatgccggatccttaaccggctgagcaaggccagggatcgaacccacaaccccatggttcctagtcagattcgttaaccactgagccacgatgggaactccctttccttaaCTGTTGTGGTCACTCTGGGGTGTGTACAAAGATTGAATTGTtattctgtacacctgaaactaatatagtatttatttactaattatatatttatataatatatactattatactaagtacatatttatatactaattataaaaaatatatatttactaattttaccccaataaaaaaaaaaaaagacagtcttcctGTCATGATCTCTGCAGCTTGCTTCCCTTTGTTCCTTCCCAACCGCAGGGCCGTCACTAGGCACCATGTCCACCCAGTCACTGGAGCCAGGAATAAACATGCAAGAGTACAGTTTGGCTTAGCAGTCAGTTACGGTGTGTTTGGTCTGGGCCAGGAACCGTGGTTATGCTGTGGTGTAGCATGAAGAGTGTACTTGGTAAGCTTCAGGGGCATCATGGTTTAAGCATCTGCCTGCCATTAACCTTTGCGAACTACCCTGCCCACTCTGCTTGCTTCCCTCCTGTACACGAGCtccaccagctctcctgcctTCTCGGCTTGGTTTGTACCTTCTCTACTTTGTTCCTTTATGGCTTGCAACTCAATTCTCCAGAAAGGCTTTCTGAGCTAAGTTAGAGGAACTGTAAAGATTTAACTGTTGTTACTTCTTTAAACTACTGGATCATGAGTAGTAATACAACAAAGACCCCATTGCAGTATCTGAAGAGTTAATTTAGGGGCAAGAAGCATCTCTTAGCTCCTTGACTAGTTTTAAACTTACTTGTAATTGTTTGGTGATATATGTTCtgagctattttttattttttaatttttattattattattattattttttgtctttttgccatttcttgggccactcccgtggcataaggaggttcccaggctaggggtcaaatcggagctgtagccacggcctacaccacagccacagcaatgcaggatctgagctgcatctgtgacctacaccacagctcatggcaacgccggatcgttaacccactgagcaagggcagggaccgaacccgcaacctcatggttcctagtcagattcgttaaccactgagccatgacgggaactcccttgagctattttttaaaaaagtacaagtAATAATCGTATTTGAAAAGAGTCTAGGAGGGATAATCTAGTGGTTTACGGCAGATGTCTGTCCTAAGAATTATTTTGGAAGCATTATTAGAACTGAGGCTTGAAAAAAACCATAGAGTGCTCATATTCTTGCCTaacttaaaggatttttttttttacatatatccCCACCATCAGCAAGAACTTATATAGATTTCTCTCTCAGAAAACTGCACTATCAGATctctgaaaatagaaataaagaatatggAAAATGTTGCAAAACTAAAGCATTTCTCTagatcatttaaataatttaagttaataatttcatttcttaaaaacatgCATACGCTGGCTTAGTTATCCTAGGaaattctccctctttttttttctttttcttcttaatctcctttccctttcttgAAGTTCATATGTGACTCTCTCCTCCCCAACCATGCCCCCTAAACATCACTCTAGAGACTAGAGAAATTAAACCCTGGCTGTTGAATAAATGACCagttttaacatctctgaaagtGCACAAAACCCTCTTTATCTATTCTAATTAAACTTTctaaacaaacattaaaataagcCACATTTAATGGATTCTTGTTATTTCCATCTCTTATTATTGCCAATAGTaatgttttttctattatttttaagcatGCAGTATTTCAACTACATTTAgattaaatatgctttttttgtGATGAAGTCTTGAGACTTCACCACCACCTACACCAATGTTATGAAGAGATATGTGTTAAGAGTAACAAATGTTTTGCTACAATATAGCCTGTTTTAAGCAGGAAAGTGTTTCCGACAACATAGTTTCTCACCCAGTTTTGTTAGTTTCAATTAAAATTGTTAATCTGTTAAGTTTCACCCTGATTGTTACTTTTTAGGATCTCTTTGAACTTCCCATAGTATCACCTGATTGATAGTAAAACCCTGTCATCTTCAGCCTGTGACGTTCTCAACAGATTCTGATTGGTCCATGATAATTGGTTGGAGGAAATAATATTGCTTTCTCCAGCAAATGGGCCAGTACTTTTGGTGTTTAAAGACTCCAGATTGGATTGGCTGTTTATTCGGACTGGACGGCGACGGGCCTGCTCCATTTCAGACGGATGGTCTCTCCCGGCCAGCATGTGATGCTTTCCCAGGGCTGCCTTCCTCCGGGGAACTCACTGCGACTCCTTGGCCTCCAGCAGCTTCTTCAGGGCTTCCTTTACTTCcgtgttcctcaggctgtagatcaGGGGGTTGAGCATGGGGATGATGAGGCTGTAAAACACGGACACCGCCTGGCTGTACGTCCACGAACCGCCCGCTTTCGGCCGCCGCAGGTACATGGCAAACAGCGTTCCGTAGAAGACGATGACCACCGCGAGGTGGGAGGCGCAGGTGGAGAAGGCCCTGCACTTGCCTCCGGAAGACCGGATTCTCCCAATGGCGAAGAGGATGCAGACGTAGGAGGCGAGGACGGTCAGGAGGGACCCGGTGAGGTTCACGGCAGAGAAGACCAGGAGCTGCTGTTCTTTGCTGCGGGTGTCAGAGCAGGAGAGGGCGAGGAGGGGGGGGTCGGCGCAGTAGAAGTGGTGGACGACGTTGGCGTCACAGAAGGACAGCTGGAACGTCAGCACTGTCTGTATCACCGAGTTTAGGAAGCCGTAGGTGTAGACGCCGGTGACCAGCTCCTGGCAGACCCGCTGGGTCACGATGGCCGAGTAAATCAGGGGGTTGCCGATGGCCATGTAGCGGTCGTAGGCCATGGCGGCCAAGAGGAAGCATTCGCTGGTGGCGAGAGCGCTGGAGAAGTAGAGCTGGGCAAAGCAGCCGGAGAAGGAGATGGTCTTTTTCTTCACCAGTAAATTTCGCAGCATCTTGGGCCCGATGGTCGAGGAGTAACAGAGGTCGATGAAGGCCAGGTGGCTGAGGAAatagtacatgggggtgtggagccTCGAGTCGGTCCTGACGAGCAGGAGCATGCCCAGGTTTCCCACCAGGGTGATGAGATAAATCCCCAGGAACACCACGAAGaggggcagctggagctccggACGGTCTGGGAATCCCATGAGGACAAATTCTGTCACTGTCGTACGATTGCCTCTTGCCATTTTGTTCTCTCTCgtgttggaaaaagaaaatacggCTTCAAAAGGCTTAGATGTTTACCAACAAAAGCTTCTTACCTCTTCAGTAGCAGATGGCAAAAACTGGGGTTCCTAATCCCCATGGTTAAAAGCTGTTATTTGCTGCAGGAGCTTTATTCtgttaaaatagatttaaaaacgTCTGAACTCATTCAGTTGCTCTTTTTCAAACCCATGCTgtagcagtgatctgagccacagcagtgaaaatgccaggtccttaaccactgagccacaagggaactctcattttctccctctctctctctctcttttttttttgtctttttgctatttcttgggccgctcctgtggcatatggaggttctcaggctaggggtcgaatcggagctgtagccaccagcctacgccagagccacagcaacgcgggatctgagccacgtctgcaacctacaccacagctcacggcaacaccggatcgttaacccactgagcaagggcagggaccgaacccgcaacctcatggttcctggttggatttgttaaccactgtgccacaatgggaactcctcattttctcttttgatggAGGCCGACAAATTGACTTCCAGGTAAGTGGCACCAAGTTACACCCCCAACAATATTGTATAAGAATATTAGTTTTGTCACAGACCCAGTAATATCAGATTTGAAACATTCGCCACTGTGATGGTGAATACTGGTAACTCATGTCTCttgatttgtgtgttttttaaaaattaggagtgaAGGTTAGCATTTTTCAACCAACTATTTGcaggtgtatttttttctatgattATTCAGTTCACTTCCTTTGCTGGCTTTTTTATTAGGTTGTTGgcattctaagtattttatttattggggTCTTTATTAAGGAAATCAGCCAATTGCACGATaatatgtattttgcaaataattCTAATTTGGTTTATTAGTTGTCCTTCAGTGTTGGTAAGGTAATTTTTCTTTGTGCTATGTAGCAAATTTAAGTGCTTTGATGTCAAATATATcagtcatatttatatattttttgaactCTGATCTTTGCGATACGGTTAGCTAAACCTtcaatttaaagttattttaaatgtgtcgcttcgctgtacagcagaaatcgacagaacattgtcaatcgattataataaaaaattaaaaagcaaaaaattatttaaaaaatctcttgttATAGCCTAGAGCTTTATTAGATTTTCTTATGTTACaatgtttgactttttttggagttttattttgATAAACAGAATTAGCTAATCAactctttttattaatttctccaaAAAGTCAGCCAAGTGTTCTGATGCTGTTTGTTGGTGAACTCATTTTCCAGGTGCTTCTGCTGGTTTCAAACTCCGGCCTTTTCCTATAGTAAAGCATCCCTAAGTACTTGGATcaaggtctgtttctttttctttgtagtcTCTTCTAAAACCAGGACCAAGCATTTAAATGCAGTATTAAAAACTTGATTTTAATATCTGGTAGCAAATTTCCTGGCTATTTTGTCATAGTGTTTTTTTCCAGATGAACTTTGACATTATtttaatgagttaaaaaaaaaaatctgacttgtACCTAGAATGCTATTGCATGAATTGATATGTTGATCTGGAGGGAACTGACATTTTGCAATTGAATCATCTTCTTTTCTGTAATTAAGGCATGCATTTCGTTTAGTAAGGACTTTGCTAAATGCAGTTTGAAGTTTTCTTTACCCCTTATAGATAAACACCTTGCATATTTGTTTATCTACTCACAGGTATCTTATCTTTTTGTAACTactgtaaatgaatttttttttcattttgtggttTATTTAAGTATTGTTTACAGATAGGAAAGCTATTGAtttttgcaaattaattttttaactaTCTAAGTATAGCacctcatcatttaaaaatagtttttgggtgttctctgtggctcagtggattaaggatctggcattgtcactgcagcagctggggggGCCTGCCGTGGCAcaccatccctggcccaggaacttccacatgccgtgggtgcagccaaaaaaaaaaaaaaaaagttttgtggtCAATTATATTGGGTTTTACAAATACAAATTCATATAATATGAAAAGGATATGACTTTCCTGCCACATTTCTGCATAGCATCTCCTTCTTTGCTTGTATAGTATTTTACATTCCAgaacaatgtaaaaaaaatagcaataatggtGGTAATTTTTACCTTCAGGAGTACAAGGAGATTCTTAGGCACATACACAGAGGTATTAGCCTGTGTAATTAACTGGCGTTTGACAAAGATAAGACAATAAAGACCAAATGATTgatgtggttaaaaaaatagaCTCCCTGGGCGGTGGCCCACCTTTGACGTtggcagggcccagggcaggaaTAATAAATGCAGGATCACATATTATATGCTTAACTATGCAAAAATTACGAAATACACATGACAAATTAATAAAGTacattccatttttcatttttaacaaatgtgCCTTTATAATAAGCCGGAATGCAGAATTCTTGGGATGTTTGGGGGTGCCAAGCTGGAATGAAGTGGCAGGAGGAAAATCTGCCTCTAGCCCACACAGGTGGCTGCACACGAACGGACACAGCAGCCTGCATGCACACACTCTGTTAGCACCTGGTAAGTAGCATTCCTTGGCTCCCCTTAAGGCCTAGGTGTGTGTGTTTCACCCTTACAGGGGTGGTCTGGGAAAGGCGCTCTCATAAACTCTGAGAGTAAGTTGGAGGTTATTGGGCAAGGAAATTAAGGGCTTGTTACTTGGAAGATGATCTGGAATGAGTGGCTAAGATGGACTCTGGGTGGGCACAGCCCTTTGGCCTTGCCCCATGGGCTGTGTGCAGTAGGTAGGGGCCCTAGAAAATGGGATCAAGGCAGGGTCCCTTTGGTGTGGATCTAAGGCCTATAAGTGAGTGATGAGAAATCCATGTCTGAGCTGGATAATTAAAGGCCTCTTATCCATTATAAGGAGATTTATCTGCATCCTGTAGGGAGTAGGCAGCCTTTGAAATGAACTGAGATGATCATTGGAAGACAGAAAGACTCTGAAACGATGAAAGTTGCACTAGGGGAAAGCCTTTCAGGAAGGACCAGTGGAgcaaggagttgaatcagaacagCTCTGAGTGTGTTTGGGGGAGTGTGAGCATCCTGTGGGTGAGAGCAAATGCATGAGTAAGAGATTAGTGAGAAACACCCTGAACGGGAGCAGGTGGTGCCGTCTTGAGAAGAGCTGTGCGTGCCAGGGAGATTTTGACAGCTAGCTCAGTTGTGCACGTGGACACATTAAACATTTGAGCAGTAGGGCGACTTAACCCACGGTCAGGTGTCAGGGAGCTAGCCCGGAGGTATGTGCAGAAAGGATTGAAGGGAGAATGCCAGCAGCAGGACACTGGACGGGATGCTTCCCATGTGAGAGGTGATGAGGGTCTGAACGAGGAAGATGGTGAAGAAACAGGGATAAGAGGCGCTCTAGAGGGTCTGTGCCAACTGGCAATTGGCTAAGACTCGGTCTTCAAGTGGGAGACCAGGATGATGATAACCTAAGAACCGGCAATTTGATTTACCTTGTCTCTTTCCTAAGGAAATCTGATGCAGTTAAGCACATACGCACGACAAAATTAGTACCATAGAATTCAAAAGTTGAAACACCATTgagggggaagaagaaaaaagcacaatttccctctgtctctgtgtAACAGTGTTACCGAGGGGTAGTGTTTTAGTAGAAACAGGATGTCTGAGCGAGGACGGGCGTGGAAGGGGAAGGGTGTTGGATTCAGTGTGAGGGACGGTGGGTGTCTGCGATGAGCCAGAGCTGGAGGTACTGATTTGTGAGTCGCCACTGGGTAGAGGATATCGCAGCTGTGGGAACCAACGAGGGAGAGAGCAGTAAAAGCACCGGGGAGGTTTCAGGGACACCCCTTTGGGAAAAGTCCATCTttaagggctggagaggggagcagggctCTTAGGTGCCCTGAGAGTTCAGGTGCGCTTCTATGGGAAGATAGGACGGAGCCTTTTAAACACAGTCGTCGCCAGCAGTCCTGGCTCATGGTGAGGTGACCGTCTTGTTGGGGTCCTGTCTCTCTCAACAGCAgcttaaaacaaacacacaaaaaccttgAGGTCTTTAGGCGTTGCCTGTAAACCATCTTAGTAAAATGTTTGCTGTTCTGGATCTGTGCCTTCTAAAGCAGGCCAACCTTCTTTCCGACGGATTTCTAGAAGGGATCGAGTCTTCCTGTCTCCTTCGGAGTGCTATAGCAGTTCTCACTTCGGACTAAAACGTGCAAGGATTTTGCAACTCTGGGAGACCTCAAAATACCCGCGGGCAGACTCTAGCTTTGTTCAACAGCTCTTGAGAGAAGATTTTTTACCTTGTCAGCTGCTGTTGCAATGACTGCCTCTTTGCCTCTGAATTTCTAAGACATGGTTAATGCCTTctaatttctagatttttaaagatttctttttctttagctcAATGTTTATCCTTTTCTATttccaaaaaaaggcaaagcaaatgCTCTTTCGTAACAGTCTTCAACCCAGCACATACTTGGATTTTCTTTAAGGGCAGTTAAGATAGAGGCTTATTGATATCATCAGTGTTATATCTATCAGTTCTTAGAATATAGAACTAGACCTGACAagtaattccagaaaaaaaaatctgtaatagtGAATATTTGACTTGTAATTTTCTACTGAAGAGAAAATTtatggtcattaaaaaaataaaattctgagtattttttaattactctcaAACTTGACAGTGATAACTGATGatcatttgtatacttttaatATATCAAGACTCATTCTAgttacatacattatttcattaaatacataattaccatttcttccGCAGGAATCATAGGGACACCGAGACACAGAACTACTCAGTAGTTTTCCTCTATACAAAGCAGATGAGCCAGGATTTGAAACCAGGTAGGCTGATTCCAGAGCTTTCAGCCCAAACTATACTGCCTCCCCACTTATGAATTgtctgtatttattcattttatgattttgtttttcctatttctaaaaaatttagaCTCTAAGAAAATTTTAGGCATATTGGGTTGAGTTCAGGGatgctttttctttgttcattcagaCACATTTAGCATTTATTGTTGTGTTTAATACATTGAATGCTTGATAATTTGGACTGTTgcgttttttcttttctttgaaaaatgtgagCAGCTAAGAAATGTTCTTAACCCCAGGAAAGGGAGGGGCGTATGAAGCATTTTGAGAATCTGGTGAAAGCTAAGTATCTGTTCCTAGGGAAGGTTCACTCAAAATTTTGCATGCAGTGTTGAGGCTGCATGAGTTTATCAGGCCCCTGCTAGGGTTTCCTCATAGAATAATAAATACACCAACCACAAAATCCCAGCTTTTAAGCCAGAGTCAACCGATCCTTCCCCATTTGCCTCTGTCATAGAGAAGCCTATCCTGAGCCCTGTGCTGTTCAGTTCCAGAACCGAAACCCTTCTCTTGGCTACCTTGTAGTCTGCATTATGACGGCCTTGGGAGCGAAGATTGCTTACCGGGCACTTAGCGGATGGTCAGTCAGGATTCTTGATGCCCTGGGAGCGTCCACTGAGAGCACGTCCAATTGGACAGGCGAGCTTCTTCATGTCTGACTGGGAAGGCTTGGTTTCTGCGTTCCACCAACAGACCGTGAGTACTTATAAAGTGCAATGCGTCTTATCTCCTGTTATTCCCGCACTTCCTGGGTACCAAGGGAACAGTTTACTCAGAGTTTCTGTGAGGTATTTTACATTCAACCTAAATCACCTCTGGGAATTAAAATCCCTGAGTCATTCTGGTAACTAATAGTGACTCGGTTATGATGCTTTGGGCTTGTTCTCAGGATGACTCCAAGTCCAGAACCTTTGGTGTGACAGCCTTTCTGCTCCAGGAGGGACATCTTCAGTGCGTGGCCTTGAAGTTGTGTGGCCCAGAGAAGTTTTATAGGGGACCGAAGAAGGTTACCGGAGATTGTGTGTCTGGGACATTTTTGGTTGCAAAGAGAAGACAGCCTTGGCTAGCATCTTTATCACaacagagggaagagaaaggcagTTGTCATTGTCCTATTAAatcaaattaaggaaaaaaatcatattcaaaaTCAGGCCAGCAACCAAATGTTTAATGGCCCCAAggccttcttcccttcctctctcccctccccattctGCTCTGGATTGAAATTGGGGCGAATCAGTACTATCTGAAGGGGTCAGATCCGTTTTTCAAGGTATCTGGTCTTTCCCAGTGGCCAGTAGGGAAAGGGGATTAGAACCTGGTCCTCCAGATCATCAGTTGTAGTGATTTAGCACAGCCTTTAAAGGACTGCTGCGGAGAACACTGCCCCAGCCTCAGCCTTCAAAGCAAAGCAGAGCCGAGCATCCTCCAATTAGAAAGTGAGTCTTAGGTCCCTCAGCAGGTCCCCAGTTCCTTAATTCACACCAAAGGGGAGGAAACGGGAAGAGAAGTGTGTTCAGTCTTGCTCTTGTAGCAAGTAAATCCCTAACCATCCATTCTGGGTTAAAGGGGAGAATTTCTAGGCTGTCTATGGTGTAGAGTGAGATGTAAACTTGATTTGCTAATCAAAGTCCATGATTTGGTTAATGCTGTATTTGATCACAGTGAGGCTGCCCTGACAACAAGCAATGGGACTTCTATTTTCAGCATCCTTAGTACTGTCCATCcatctggggcagggcctgggagggcTGGAGAAAAGGAGAGGCAGCTGAACCGCTGCTGCTATGTCACACTTCAGGTCTAGTCCCAGTTCAATAGTCAATGCACTGTTTAACCAAGAATTGGTTTTCCCGTGGAATTCTCCTTCCATAATGAGCCAGTTAAGCAATTCACTATCTGGGGGAAAAGGCAGCCAGGCCCCATGTGTTTTTGCAGAAAGCACATGACCTGGTATGTCttgtctggggggagggggggtgcctCGCAGGGGAGGGTGCGGAGAGAAACTGACGCTGTGGGTCTCCCAGAGATGAGAACGGAGCATGGCCTGTTTGAATCAGAGCCGAGACAGCACTGCGCTGCTCAGCAAACCTGGGAAAGGGCAGGTCTAAGTCCAGGGGTGTCGGAGAGTCACCAGTGAGCGTCCAAAGAAGCAAGCTTGTCTTTAAGGCTCCACTGGGTCATGAGTTTAGTTCTGGCTTCTAGGAAGGACTTGTGTTAAAGGAAAGggcatatatttttcatttattcagctAGTGATCCACTCTGAGTAAGAGACTTCTTTAGGGTGAAAGAATTTTTGTAAGTTAACTCTTGAGATGGTGACTGGGAAAAGTGTCGGAGTCATAATTAAAAACCCTGGATACTTTGTTCTGACCCAGCCGGGAACTCATACAGATTTGATGATTCGGTCACTGAAGTGTGAGTTAGTGGGAGCTCTGAATGACCATGCTTGCCCTGAGTAGCCGATGTGCTGCTTACATTTGGCTTGAGGCTTATTATGTATTTAGATTCCCCTTGATGAAATGTTCCCATGGGAACACAATTTGGAATAAGTGAGACGACTGAGGATGGCCACTTACAATTCTGTCCTAATGTGACCAATAGTTAAACAAGCCTGGAGGAAATGGTGGTGCCATCATTTGAATGGAAGAGTCCAACCTTTGGAGTAAAGGAAGGCGTTTTTACTCCTGTATTTACTGCCTTTGTATCGTGAGCCGTGCTCACAAGCGTGCTATGACTTCCCATGGAACAGCCCGGCCATCTGGCTTGAGGAAGCTCCCTTTTCCTTGTGATCTGAGGAAAGAGACGCTCTGGTCGTGATCGCACTGATACGTCACGATTCACATCCCTGATCGAACTGCATTTGTCTGAGACTGACGTGAATGACATGAAGATATTGGCCCCGGGATTTAGTCAATGATGTGCTACCACAGAAgattattttccaagaaaatgatCCAAGCAGTCCTTAGGAATCACAATGAACTTGATATGGATTTTCCTTCAAACAGAAAAACCCATGAATGAGGGTAATTCAGGATTTTTGGCATTGAATACATAAGCTCAAACTAAACAAGATATGTATGTGACCTGAGAAATGAATGCCTTCTGTGTTGACCATCTATAGACCCCATAGtgtaatggagaaaaaaagaatggcacgaaaaaattttttgtttgagaAAACAATAAACAACCACTAGCATGTTTTCCAATATGGGAATATTACTCTTGTG
This region includes:
- the LOC125111306 gene encoding olfactory receptor 1030-like, with the protein product MARGNRTTVTEFVLMGFPDRPELQLPLFVVFLGIYLITLVGNLGMLLLVRTDSRLHTPMYYFLSHLAFIDLCYSSTIGPKMLRNLLVKKKTISFSGCFAQLYFSSALATSECFLLAAMAYDRYMAIGNPLIYSAIVTQRVCQELVTGVYTYGFLNSVIQTVLTFQLSFCDANVVHHFYCADPPLLALSCSDTRSKEQQLLVFSAVNLTGSLLTVLASYVCILFAIGRIRSSGGKCRAFSTCASHLAVVIVFYGTLFAMYLRRPKAGGSWTYSQAVSVFYSLIIPMLNPLIYSLRNTEVKEALKKLLEAKESQ